Proteins from a single region of Gordonia hongkongensis:
- a CDS encoding purine-cytosine permease family protein, which translates to MTALDAATPSAPGPGHSGPQAEAELELIPESAKTHDVRGQFWIWAGANIAPINWVLGALGVTMGLGLWETVAVLVVGNAIGMTIFGVFVVIGQRTGVTGMVLSRAVFGRRGAYVPAAVQALVCMGWCAVNTWIVLDLVMALLGEMGLVDPDLDNNAARIVVAAVIMGMQVTIAWFGYRVISAFERWTVPPTVAILLVMTVVAWVGLDVDWGQTTAPELTGSAHIGAITAVMTAIGIGWGLTWIGYAGDYSRFVSRDVPSRRLFLASALGQFIPVVWLGVLGASLATLSDSADPGEIIVDAYGVLALPVLLLVIHGPLATNILNIYTCTVSTQALDIRVDRRVLNLIIGVVAMAVVVYFVLNSDFATTIDFWLVSIVGWLSPWGSVVLVHWFLIARQQIDAESLFATPADSVLPMVRPTALVALALGVTATWMFMYGMLPALQGPVAVALGGIDLSWLAGAVVAGTSYWTMEKLTAPRAA; encoded by the coding sequence ATGACCGCACTCGACGCCGCGACCCCGTCGGCACCCGGACCGGGCCATTCGGGCCCGCAGGCCGAGGCCGAACTCGAACTGATCCCCGAGTCCGCGAAGACCCATGACGTGCGCGGACAGTTCTGGATCTGGGCCGGTGCGAACATCGCGCCGATCAACTGGGTGCTGGGTGCACTCGGCGTCACGATGGGCCTCGGGCTGTGGGAGACGGTGGCGGTCCTCGTCGTCGGCAATGCCATCGGCATGACCATCTTCGGCGTCTTCGTCGTCATCGGTCAGCGCACCGGGGTCACCGGAATGGTGCTGTCGCGAGCCGTCTTCGGACGCCGCGGCGCCTACGTTCCCGCCGCCGTCCAGGCCCTGGTCTGCATGGGCTGGTGCGCGGTCAACACCTGGATCGTTCTCGACTTGGTGATGGCGCTGCTCGGCGAGATGGGACTCGTCGACCCGGACCTCGACAACAACGCCGCACGGATCGTCGTGGCCGCGGTCATCATGGGGATGCAGGTGACGATCGCGTGGTTCGGGTACCGGGTGATCTCCGCGTTCGAACGATGGACGGTGCCTCCGACGGTCGCGATCCTGCTCGTCATGACCGTCGTCGCGTGGGTCGGCCTCGACGTCGACTGGGGACAGACGACCGCTCCGGAGCTCACGGGATCGGCCCACATCGGCGCGATCACGGCGGTGATGACCGCGATCGGCATCGGCTGGGGTCTGACGTGGATCGGTTACGCCGGCGACTACTCGCGCTTCGTGTCCCGGGACGTCCCGTCGCGCAGGCTGTTTCTCGCCAGTGCACTCGGGCAGTTCATCCCGGTCGTCTGGCTCGGAGTGCTGGGTGCGTCCCTGGCGACATTGAGCGACTCCGCCGACCCGGGTGAGATCATCGTCGACGCCTACGGCGTTCTCGCACTGCCGGTTCTGTTGCTGGTGATCCACGGACCGCTCGCGACCAACATCCTCAACATCTACACGTGCACGGTGTCGACGCAGGCGCTCGACATCCGCGTCGACCGGCGCGTGCTGAACCTGATCATCGGCGTCGTGGCGATGGCGGTCGTCGTCTACTTCGTGCTCAATAGCGACTTCGCGACCACCATCGACTTCTGGCTGGTGTCGATCGTCGGCTGGTTGAGCCCTTGGGGCAGCGTTGTTCTCGTGCACTGGTTCCTGATCGCGCGGCAACAGATCGACGCCGAGAGTCTGTTCGCCACACCGGCGGACAGCGTCCTGCCGATGGTCCGGCCGACCGCCCTCGTCGCACTCGCTCTCGGTGTCACCGCGACCTGGATGTTCATGTACGGGATGCTGCCGGCACTGCAGGGGCCGGTTGCGGTCGCACTGGGCGGGATCGACCTGTCGTGGCTCGCCGGGGCAGTCGTTGCCGGCACCTCCTACTGGACCATGGAGAAACTCACCGCGCCACGCGCTGCCTGA
- a CDS encoding glycosyltransferase family 4 protein, protein MTSVKVDDAGERRGRIVVMTDRMSPGGVSHFILQVATHFAGEGHQVDVLSLAAGEWDHRLADAGIRRLRLTDSAALRALRSADVIHCQQRFLGLIAAALGRGSRTVEHVHNVLTDHRGLSYRTQRIVAVSGAVRASLLANFPHVTAERVSVVHNGVRKLGATIAAYEDRPYDLVNVARFDEQKDPLLFLELVKELSERRESLRCLWISPGTGPLQDDFLRRRQELLLEDVVQISVGDTHAHTRAQVARSRMFLLTSRWEGLPLSALEALASGTPVATTPCGEIAHIVNERSCGVAIDPQADDRADRINDVLTNRTSWNRLAHRAFAVADDFSEVRMTEQIRHIYAGIAPVFSKVPSRHLDSQRTGGRG, encoded by the coding sequence GTGACCTCCGTCAAGGTCGACGACGCCGGTGAGCGGCGTGGTCGGATCGTGGTGATGACGGATCGGATGAGTCCCGGCGGGGTGAGTCATTTCATCCTGCAGGTCGCGACCCACTTCGCGGGCGAGGGACATCAGGTCGACGTGCTGTCGCTGGCGGCCGGTGAATGGGACCATCGGCTCGCCGATGCCGGCATCCGACGGCTTCGTCTCACGGACTCCGCAGCACTCCGCGCACTGCGATCCGCCGACGTGATCCATTGTCAGCAACGATTTCTCGGACTGATCGCCGCTGCGCTCGGGCGTGGTTCCCGCACAGTCGAACACGTACACAACGTGCTCACCGACCATCGCGGCCTGTCGTATCGCACGCAGCGGATCGTCGCGGTGTCGGGCGCCGTCCGGGCGTCACTACTCGCGAACTTCCCGCACGTGACTGCTGAGCGGGTCTCGGTCGTGCACAACGGAGTACGGAAGCTGGGCGCCACCATTGCGGCCTATGAAGACAGGCCATACGACCTCGTGAACGTCGCGCGGTTCGACGAGCAGAAGGACCCGCTGCTGTTCCTCGAACTGGTGAAGGAGCTCTCGGAACGGCGGGAGAGTCTTCGTTGCCTGTGGATCTCTCCCGGTACGGGACCGCTACAGGACGACTTCCTCCGAAGACGCCAGGAACTGCTCCTCGAGGACGTGGTCCAGATCAGCGTCGGGGACACCCACGCGCACACACGCGCACAGGTTGCCCGGTCCCGGATGTTCCTGCTCACATCGCGGTGGGAGGGCCTACCGCTGTCGGCGCTGGAGGCGCTGGCCAGCGGCACGCCGGTGGCGACAACCCCGTGCGGCGAGATCGCACACATCGTGAACGAGAGGTCGTGCGGTGTCGCCATCGACCCGCAGGCAGACGACCGTGCCGACCGGATCAACGACGTGCTGACCAATCGGACGTCATGGAATCGGCTCGCGCACAGAGCTTTCGCCGTAGCGGATGACTTCAGCGAAGTCCGCATGACGGAACAGATCAGACACATCTACGCCGGGATCGCCCCGGTATTCAGCAAGGTGCCCAGTCGGCACCTCGACAGCCAACGAACAGGAGGACGGGGATGA
- a CDS encoding phosphotriesterase family protein → MATVHTATGPIDSADLGNVLVHEHVFVVGEEFRQNYQDDWDEDEKVAEAVRDLTELKELGIDTILDPTVLGLGRYIPRIQRIAEQIDLNIVVATGLYTYNDIPFQFHYAGPGMLFDVPEPLVTLFTKDLTEGIADTGVRAAFLKCAIESQGLTPGVERVMRAVGQTSAQTGAPITVHTDPHSQSGLVAQRVLAEEGADLTKVVIGHSGDSVDLDYLMKLADAGSILGMDRFGLDLLLPFDERVNTVAELCKRGYADRMALAHDAACFIDWFDHEAKKQALPKWNYRHISEEVLPSLRERGVSEADITTMLVDVPRRYFE, encoded by the coding sequence ATGGCCACCGTCCACACCGCGACCGGCCCGATCGATTCCGCTGACCTCGGGAACGTGTTGGTGCACGAGCATGTGTTCGTCGTCGGCGAGGAGTTCCGGCAGAACTATCAGGACGATTGGGACGAGGACGAGAAGGTCGCCGAAGCTGTCCGCGACCTGACCGAACTGAAGGAACTCGGGATCGACACGATCCTCGACCCGACGGTTCTCGGTCTCGGCCGGTACATCCCACGCATCCAGCGGATTGCCGAACAGATAGACCTCAACATCGTCGTCGCGACCGGGTTGTACACCTACAACGACATCCCGTTCCAATTCCACTACGCGGGACCGGGAATGCTCTTCGACGTCCCGGAGCCGCTGGTCACCCTGTTCACGAAGGACCTGACCGAGGGGATCGCGGACACCGGTGTGCGAGCGGCCTTCCTGAAGTGCGCCATCGAATCACAAGGATTGACACCGGGAGTTGAGCGCGTGATGCGCGCGGTGGGACAGACGAGCGCCCAGACGGGGGCGCCCATCACCGTCCACACCGATCCGCACAGTCAGTCGGGTCTGGTCGCCCAGCGGGTCCTCGCCGAGGAGGGAGCCGACCTGACGAAGGTGGTCATCGGCCACTCCGGTGACAGCGTCGACCTCGACTACCTGATGAAGCTCGCCGACGCCGGTTCCATCCTCGGCATGGATCGTTTCGGGCTCGACCTCCTCCTGCCATTCGACGAGCGCGTGAACACGGTCGCCGAACTCTGCAAGCGCGGCTACGCCGACCGTATGGCCCTCGCGCACGACGCCGCCTGTTTCATCGACTGGTTCGACCACGAGGCCAAGAAGCAGGCACTCCCGAAGTGGAACTACCGGCACATCAGTGAAGAGGTGTTGCCGTCGCTGCGGGAACGCGGGGTGAGCGAGGCCGACATCACGACCATGCTCGTCGACGTGCCGCGCCGCTACTTCGAGTAG
- a CDS encoding glycosyltransferase family 2 protein, which yields MTGQNNGTATVAAQPTDAQHRLSNGSFVGYRDLGPTTSTVSLIIPVRNEARNIGWVLEQIPKRIDEIILIDGNSTDATLITARSYRPDIKIVQQSGPGKGSALRTGFAAATSDMIVMMDADGSMAPQEITHFLHFLENGYDFVKGSRFMGGGGSLDITRFRRLGNYGLLAFFNSLYRTELTDLCYGFCAFHRRYLDLLDLQATGFEIEAEMTVRAVQAGLRIAEVPSLEMPRRTGNSNLNAISDGRRVLRTVWQARGGRRPATIRPDDNHRGAAQVSSGHPAG from the coding sequence ATGACCGGCCAGAACAACGGGACCGCAACTGTTGCGGCGCAACCAACAGATGCCCAGCATCGACTCAGCAATGGATCATTCGTTGGGTACCGAGATCTCGGCCCGACGACATCCACGGTGAGCCTCATCATTCCGGTCCGCAATGAAGCACGGAACATCGGTTGGGTGTTGGAACAGATCCCCAAGCGGATCGACGAGATCATCCTCATCGACGGAAACTCCACCGACGCAACACTCATCACCGCGCGGAGTTACCGCCCCGACATCAAGATCGTGCAACAGAGCGGACCCGGCAAGGGCAGTGCGTTGCGTACCGGTTTCGCCGCCGCGACGTCCGACATGATCGTCATGATGGACGCCGATGGCAGTATGGCTCCGCAGGAGATCACGCATTTCCTGCACTTCCTCGAGAACGGTTACGACTTCGTCAAGGGGTCGAGGTTCATGGGCGGGGGCGGGTCACTCGACATCACCCGGTTCCGGCGGTTGGGCAACTACGGGTTGCTCGCGTTCTTCAACAGCTTGTACCGAACCGAGCTGACCGATCTGTGTTACGGCTTCTGCGCTTTCCATCGGCGATACCTGGATCTTCTGGATCTGCAGGCGACCGGCTTCGAGATCGAGGCCGAGATGACTGTACGCGCGGTGCAGGCCGGCCTGCGGATCGCCGAGGTTCCGAGCCTGGAAATGCCGCGTCGCACAGGTAATTCCAATCTCAACGCGATCTCCGACGGCCGACGGGTGCTGCGCACCGTGTGGCAGGCGCGAGGTGGCAGGCGGCCGGCGACGATACGTCCTGATGACAATCATCGAGGCGCCGCCCAGGTCTCCTCGGGTCACCCGGCCGGCTGA
- a CDS encoding TetR/AcrR family transcriptional regulator → MSVEEIGAAVGLTGPAVYRYFPSKQDILAKALATQVEGVRALLTQAEERSESPAEQLGVFFDLLATRAAHGDVSTLWTRERRHLDRSDLDDMDGHHRMLIDALASKFDATEAGIDAQTAKLLATAAVSVFSSTAAMRGSLTPRRLTQIQRAVVDSILSCPLPRGAQSRARFADGSSRRPAARRDRILAAATRMFFARGFPNVRIHEIAAEADVSPATVYQEYAGKTDILMTIMRRGLENLHWISVDALAESSAVEALDVLVGVFLDYSLGPNGRVLVIALQDIVYLPEADQVSLRRTASDYTAEWTAAILARSPTLAHADANALTQALAGFVYQVISSPELRSRPGIEGEFRALASAILSPVELCGGPGTQGLSPRRLADIPRSQVVRASRPYSK, encoded by the coding sequence GTGAGCGTCGAGGAGATCGGCGCCGCCGTCGGACTGACCGGGCCGGCGGTGTACCGGTATTTTCCGTCCAAGCAGGACATTCTCGCGAAAGCGCTGGCGACGCAGGTGGAGGGGGTACGCGCACTCCTGACCCAAGCCGAGGAGCGCAGCGAATCGCCGGCCGAACAGCTCGGCGTGTTCTTCGACCTGCTTGCGACCAGGGCGGCGCACGGCGACGTCTCGACACTGTGGACCCGCGAGCGACGGCATCTCGACCGATCCGATCTCGACGACATGGACGGGCACCACCGCATGCTGATCGACGCATTGGCGTCGAAGTTCGACGCCACCGAGGCCGGCATCGACGCCCAGACCGCGAAACTCCTCGCGACCGCGGCGGTCAGCGTGTTCTCGAGCACCGCCGCGATGCGGGGTTCGCTCACCCCACGGCGGCTCACGCAGATCCAGCGGGCGGTCGTGGACTCGATCCTGAGCTGTCCGCTTCCCCGCGGGGCACAGTCCCGCGCGCGGTTCGCCGATGGATCCAGCCGACGGCCCGCTGCGCGGCGTGATCGGATACTCGCCGCCGCGACCCGGATGTTCTTCGCGCGCGGATTTCCCAACGTCCGAATCCACGAGATCGCCGCCGAAGCGGATGTGTCGCCGGCGACGGTCTACCAGGAGTACGCGGGAAAGACCGACATCCTGATGACCATCATGCGTCGAGGTCTCGAGAATCTGCACTGGATATCCGTCGACGCACTGGCGGAGTCCTCGGCGGTTGAAGCGCTGGACGTCCTCGTAGGTGTGTTCCTCGACTACTCGCTCGGCCCGAACGGTCGAGTGTTGGTCATCGCCCTCCAGGACATCGTGTATCTGCCGGAAGCAGACCAGGTCTCACTTCGCCGGACCGCGTCGGACTACACCGCTGAGTGGACTGCCGCGATCCTGGCCCGTTCACCGACCCTGGCGCACGCCGATGCCAACGCGCTCACGCAGGCACTTGCCGGATTCGTCTACCAGGTCATCTCGTCGCCAGAGCTCCGCTCGCGGCCGGGCATCGAAGGCGAGTTCCGCGCGCTGGCATCCGCCATCCTGAGCCCGGTCGAACTCTGTGGCGGTCCCGGTACCCAGGGCCTGAGTCCGCGCCGGCTCGCGGACATTCCGCGAAGCCAAGTGGTCCGTGCATCGCGGCCCTACTCGAAGTAG
- a CDS encoding IS30 family transposase: MEVFAVATADWSRRTSDVAVGVRRQWRADRALRPAMRSPGRPEPSRQVQREFWRVVATGVSTAQASIAVGVSVPVGTRWFRHAGGMRPLSLDEPSGRYLSFAEREEIALLRAQDRGVREIARWIGRSPATISRELRRNAATRSGKLEYRALVAQWKAQQAAKRPKTAKLVAHVELREYVQDRLAGVVRRPDGTIAAGPTPPPWKGLNKPHRANRRWSLAWSPEQISQRLKVDFPDDESMRISHEAIYQSLFIEGRGALKRELVACLRTGRALREPRARSRNKPQGHVTSDVVFSQRPAEAEDRAVPGHWEGDLIIGTGRSAIGTIVERRSRATLLVHLPRQQGWGEQPPVKNGPALGGYGAIAMNAGLTASIAALPQQLRKTLTWDRGKELSAHAQFAMDTGTQVFFADPHSPWQRPSNENTNGVLRQYFPKGTDLSRWSAEDLEAIAYTLNNRPRKVLGWKTPAEVFGEQLHSLQQPSVASTD; this comes from the coding sequence ATGGAGGTGTTTGCGGTGGCTACGGCGGACTGGAGTCGGAGGACCAGCGATGTGGCGGTAGGTGTTCGTCGGCAGTGGCGTGCTGATCGTGCACTTCGGCCGGCGATGCGATCGCCGGGGCGGCCGGAGCCGTCGCGGCAGGTGCAACGTGAGTTTTGGCGGGTGGTCGCGACGGGGGTGAGCACGGCACAGGCATCGATCGCTGTCGGTGTGTCGGTGCCGGTGGGTACACGCTGGTTCCGCCACGCTGGCGGCATGAGGCCGCTGAGTCTGGATGAGCCTTCGGGCCGCTATCTATCCTTCGCCGAACGGGAAGAGATCGCGCTGCTACGCGCCCAGGATCGTGGGGTGCGTGAGATCGCACGGTGGATCGGGCGGAGTCCGGCCACGATCTCGCGTGAGCTACGGCGCAACGCCGCAACCAGGAGCGGGAAGCTCGAGTATCGGGCGTTGGTGGCGCAGTGGAAAGCCCAGCAGGCCGCCAAGCGCCCGAAAACAGCGAAGCTCGTGGCCCACGTCGAGTTGCGGGAGTACGTACAGGACCGCCTGGCCGGCGTTGTCCGCCGTCCCGATGGCACGATCGCTGCGGGCCCCACGCCACCGCCATGGAAGGGGCTTAACAAACCGCACCGGGCCAACCGGCGGTGGTCGCTGGCGTGGAGTCCAGAGCAGATCTCCCAGCGTTTGAAGGTCGACTTCCCCGATGATGAATCCATGCGTATCAGTCACGAGGCGATCTACCAGTCCCTGTTCATCGAGGGCCGCGGCGCGCTCAAACGTGAGCTGGTCGCGTGCCTGCGCACCGGACGTGCACTGAGGGAGCCGCGGGCCCGCTCGCGCAACAAGCCGCAGGGTCACGTCACCTCCGATGTCGTGTTCAGTCAGCGCCCTGCCGAGGCCGAGGACCGTGCCGTCCCCGGGCACTGGGAGGGTGATCTGATTATCGGAACTGGGAGATCGGCGATCGGCACGATCGTTGAACGTCGTAGTCGTGCAACACTTCTGGTGCATCTGCCACGCCAGCAGGGCTGGGGTGAGCAGCCGCCTGTGAAGAACGGGCCCGCACTCGGTGGCTACGGTGCCATCGCGATGAATGCAGGACTGACAGCGTCGATCGCCGCGCTGCCGCAGCAGTTGCGCAAAACGTTGACGTGGGATCGCGGCAAGGAACTGTCCGCTCACGCCCAGTTCGCGATGGACACCGGAACGCAGGTGTTCTTCGCCGATCCGCACTCACCGTGGCAGCGACCATCCAACGAGAACACCAATGGTGTTCTGCGCCAATATTTTCCTAAGGGAACTGATCTGTCGCGGTGGTCAGCTGAGGACCTCGAGGCCATCGCCTACACCCTCAACAACCGTCCTAGAAAAGTCCTTGGATGGAAAACTCCCGCCGAAGTCTTTGGCGAACAACTACACTCGCTACAACAACCCAGTGTTGCATCGACCGATTGA
- a CDS encoding NAD-dependent epimerase/dehydratase family protein, producing the protein MRVLVTGHLGYIGAELVPMLVDAGHDVVGLDTDYYRDRDFRTEPLRVPTLDMDIRDVEQRHLAGFDAVVHLAALSNDPVSELNPELTYDINLDASVGIARAAKAAGVARFVFSSSCSLYGAGAEGALTEDAEMEAVTPYGESKVRAEQAISELADDAFCPTFLRNATAYGISRRLRTDVVVNNLVGHAVTSGKVLLMSNGAAWRPLVHVRDISHAIVTVLQAPPATVHNEVFNVGRNSDNHQIRDVAKMVADIVPECEVAFADDVVVDIRNYVVDFTKIETSLPGYAPQWTLATGIAEIHAAYVDAGLSADRFNGNDFVRLRVLRELLDADVLDADLRWTGDRS; encoded by the coding sequence ATGAGGGTTCTCGTCACCGGACATCTCGGATACATCGGAGCCGAGTTGGTCCCCATGCTCGTCGACGCCGGACACGACGTCGTCGGGCTCGACACCGATTACTATCGGGACCGCGACTTCCGCACGGAACCGCTGCGCGTACCCACGCTCGACATGGACATCCGTGACGTCGAGCAGCGTCATCTGGCGGGGTTCGACGCCGTCGTACACCTGGCGGCACTGTCCAATGATCCGGTCAGCGAGCTGAACCCGGAGCTCACCTACGACATCAATCTCGATGCCAGCGTGGGCATCGCCCGAGCCGCGAAGGCGGCCGGCGTTGCCCGCTTCGTCTTCTCGTCGTCGTGCAGCCTCTACGGGGCGGGCGCGGAGGGTGCGCTCACCGAGGATGCCGAGATGGAGGCCGTCACTCCGTACGGCGAATCCAAAGTCCGCGCCGAACAAGCGATCAGCGAGCTGGCCGACGACGCCTTCTGCCCCACCTTTCTCCGGAACGCCACCGCGTACGGGATCTCCCGTCGCCTCCGCACGGATGTCGTGGTGAACAACCTCGTCGGGCATGCGGTCACGTCCGGAAAGGTGCTGTTGATGAGCAATGGCGCCGCCTGGCGACCGCTCGTCCATGTCCGCGACATCTCGCACGCGATCGTCACGGTCCTGCAGGCGCCACCGGCGACCGTGCACAACGAGGTGTTCAACGTCGGTCGCAACAGCGACAACCATCAGATCCGGGATGTCGCGAAGATGGTCGCCGACATCGTGCCCGAGTGCGAGGTGGCCTTCGCCGACGACGTCGTCGTCGACATCCGGAACTACGTCGTCGACTTCACCAAGATCGAGACGTCGCTACCGGGCTATGCGCCGCAGTGGACCCTGGCCACCGGCATCGCGGAGATCCACGCCGCCTACGTCGACGCGGGCCTGAGCGCGGACCGGTTCAACGGAAACGACTTCGTCCGGCTGCGAGTCCTGCGCGAGCTCCTCGACGCCGACGTGCTCGACGCCGATCTGCGATGGACGGGTGATCGGTCATGA